The Pedobacter roseus genome contains a region encoding:
- a CDS encoding 2-hydroxyacid dehydrogenase, with translation MKIVFFSAKPYDRQFFEDCNKRYDFELEFWETHLGPHIADAIQPGTDAVCVFVNDKLTAEVIAVLAQKGVKIIALRCAGFNNVDLEAAKRYNIRVCRVPAYSPQAVAEHAAAMLLTLNRKTHKAYNRVREQNFSLSGLMGFNLFGKTVGVIGTGKIGAAFCKIMLGFGCQVLAYDPFENEQLQNAGVKYLPFHEVIKDADIISLHCPLTPENHYLVGAASLSSMKKGVTLINTSRGD, from the coding sequence ATGAAGATTGTATTTTTTTCTGCCAAGCCCTACGACAGGCAATTTTTTGAGGATTGTAATAAACGTTATGATTTTGAACTGGAATTTTGGGAAACCCATTTAGGCCCTCACATTGCCGATGCCATACAACCGGGCACAGATGCTGTTTGTGTATTTGTAAACGATAAATTAACTGCTGAGGTGATTGCCGTACTGGCGCAAAAAGGAGTAAAGATTATTGCACTGCGTTGTGCAGGTTTCAATAACGTAGATCTGGAAGCCGCAAAGCGGTACAATATCCGCGTTTGCCGTGTTCCGGCTTATTCGCCACAGGCCGTTGCTGAACATGCTGCGGCAATGTTGCTTACGCTAAACCGTAAAACACATAAAGCTTATAACCGGGTACGCGAGCAGAATTTTTCGCTTTCCGGCTTAATGGGCTTCAATCTTTTTGGTAAAACAGTAGGGGTAATCGGCACCGGTAAAATTGGGGCAGCTTTTTGTAAAATCATGCTGGGCTTTGGTTGTCAGGTACTGGCTTACGATCCTTTCGAGAATGAACAATTACAAAATGCAGGGGTAAAATACCTTCCTTTTCATGAAGTAATTAAAGATGCAGATATCATTTCACTGCACTGTCCGCTTACACCAGAGAACCATTACTTGGTCGGGGCTGCCAGTTTATCTTCGATGAAAAAGGGAGTTACATTAATCAATACGAGTCGTGGGGATTGA
- a CDS encoding NAD(P)-dependent oxidoreductase, with translation MIHTREVIDALKTGQVAALGIDVYEQEEKLFFKDLSTSIIGDDDIQRLISFPNVLVTGHQAFFTQEALTEIAESTLGTVKALLAGDGAEKAAVLV, from the coding sequence TTGATCCACACACGCGAAGTAATTGATGCACTAAAAACGGGGCAGGTTGCGGCATTGGGCATTGATGTATATGAGCAGGAAGAAAAACTGTTTTTTAAAGACCTTTCTACCAGTATTATCGGGGATGACGATATTCAGCGGTTGATCAGTTTCCCGAACGTATTAGTTACGGGACATCAGGCCTTTTTTACTCAGGAAGCATTAACTGAAATCGCTGAATCAACCCTGGGGACGGTTAAAGCTTTGTTAGCAGGTGATGGGGCAGAGAAGGCTGCAGTATTGGTATAA
- a CDS encoding outer membrane beta-barrel protein: MRVFTKSFCLLLLLAGIFINSYAQNYTVKGIVLDAAGLPLPGAVVRIKSGNDSVGTSANPDGTFILSKIRSKQFTLSAAFIGYDTFIKQYLIEKGALLNITDIKLKPSSNTLDGVVISGVPPVKVTEDTVSFNAKAFPVRDGDAVDEVLKKLPGIKVDKDGNVTSQGAPVTKIRVNGKDFFGTDVATAIKNLPADIIKNLQFIDDYGDQAKLTGIKTGEPEKVLNLTIEEDKKKGYFARASAGVGNSDRYNTSIRGNSMKGERQFSFDGTSANANMRGGGGDGINTRNALGLNYKNEFSTKLSADAAYNFNNNKNNTISSTYTQSVLQDAGQNPINRLENANSNSRSNNNNHWFGGNLEYKIDTMNYLKISPNFSYSNNSGNSAGGSEITQDTLATNRQSTNFNTSKNINARTNFFFNHKFEKKGRNITSWGSINYSNGENYKDVYNKYINTHNNAADSVLQNQLNNQDSRNFGLNAGVSYMEPIWKKTFLEVNYNWNRSSTNNSRDAYDVAGGNQVFNPNLSNVYDYQFITNKVGLNYRYIGEKLNYTLGLNVQPAILRGENLSNNIQTVNRTFNFIPSGRFSYKFSNQESFDINYWGRNNQPGFLQLQPISDNSNLQNVVTGNPNLKPEFIQSLNAHYKQADWNAGKVIQANFKYERTNDRIVTTKQRVPGTVNQLTSYINADGYYTLQGDYNISKPLSAERKFTIGYSGSGQLNNNITFTDDSRIEAQNLSWRQELEFRVDLKDIVNFQVETSYSQNLTNYSSDSFADRQSNRFECGIEGRNYFFKDLTLGYDFTKQVNSGFDNGAVRNPTLLRLSMEYKFMKNDMAAIRVEGFDLFDQNSGISRDVFDNVIVDRQVNRLGRYFMLSLIYRVRKFGG; encoded by the coding sequence ATGAGGGTATTTACTAAATCGTTTTGCTTACTCCTGCTCTTAGCGGGTATTTTTATAAACAGTTACGCACAGAATTATACTGTAAAAGGTATTGTTCTGGATGCTGCAGGCTTGCCGCTGCCTGGTGCGGTGGTGCGGATAAAATCAGGCAACGATAGTGTTGGGACTTCAGCCAATCCAGATGGCACCTTTATTTTGAGTAAAATCAGGTCTAAGCAATTTACCCTTTCTGCTGCATTTATCGGCTACGATACTTTTATTAAACAATACCTTATCGAAAAAGGTGCACTACTGAATATTACCGACATTAAACTTAAGCCTTCTTCCAATACGCTCGATGGTGTGGTAATTTCAGGTGTTCCACCAGTAAAAGTAACAGAAGATACGGTGAGTTTTAACGCAAAGGCTTTTCCTGTAAGAGATGGTGATGCGGTAGATGAAGTGCTGAAAAAACTACCGGGCATCAAGGTAGATAAAGATGGTAATGTAACCAGTCAGGGCGCACCTGTAACCAAAATACGTGTAAATGGAAAGGATTTTTTTGGAACTGATGTAGCAACAGCAATTAAAAACCTGCCTGCCGATATCATCAAAAACCTACAGTTCATCGACGATTATGGCGATCAGGCAAAACTCACCGGTATTAAAACCGGAGAACCGGAAAAGGTACTGAACCTGACCATTGAAGAAGATAAAAAGAAAGGATATTTTGCCCGTGCATCAGCAGGGGTTGGCAATTCAGACCGTTACAACACCAGCATTAGGGGAAACAGCATGAAAGGCGAACGGCAATTTTCTTTTGACGGCACATCGGCCAATGCCAATATGCGTGGCGGCGGTGGCGACGGCATCAATACCAGAAATGCCTTAGGTTTGAACTACAAAAATGAGTTCAGCACTAAACTCTCAGCTGATGCGGCCTACAATTTTAACAACAATAAAAACAATACCATCAGCTCTACCTATACACAGAGTGTTTTACAGGATGCAGGTCAAAATCCCATAAACCGGCTAGAAAATGCCAACAGCAATAGCAGAAGTAATAATAATAACCATTGGTTTGGAGGCAACCTGGAATACAAAATTGATACGATGAACTACCTGAAGATTTCGCCGAATTTCTCTTACAGCAACAATAGCGGAAACAGTGCGGGGGGCTCGGAGATCACTCAGGATACGCTTGCTACCAACAGGCAGAGTACAAACTTTAATACATCTAAAAATATCAATGCACGGACTAATTTCTTTTTTAATCATAAATTTGAGAAAAAGGGCCGTAATATTACTTCATGGGGAAGCATCAACTATTCAAACGGGGAAAATTATAAGGATGTATATAACAAGTACATCAATACGCACAATAATGCGGCAGATTCGGTTTTACAAAACCAGCTGAACAACCAGGATAGCCGAAATTTCGGATTAAATGCAGGTGTTTCGTACATGGAACCGATCTGGAAAAAGACTTTTCTGGAGGTAAACTATAACTGGAACCGTTCATCAACAAACAATTCGCGTGATGCTTATGATGTGGCAGGTGGCAATCAGGTATTTAATCCCAACCTGAGTAATGTTTACGATTATCAGTTTATTACTAATAAAGTCGGCTTAAATTACCGTTACATTGGCGAGAAACTCAACTATACCCTCGGCCTTAATGTACAACCGGCCATATTACGTGGAGAAAACCTGAGTAACAACATCCAAACGGTTAACCGTACTTTTAACTTTATTCCTTCGGGCCGTTTCTCATATAAATTTTCTAACCAGGAATCATTCGACATCAATTATTGGGGACGGAACAACCAACCTGGCTTTTTACAGTTGCAGCCGATATCAGATAATTCGAACCTGCAGAATGTAGTTACTGGAAACCCAAACCTGAAGCCCGAATTTATCCAAAGTCTTAATGCGCATTACAAACAGGCCGATTGGAACGCAGGGAAAGTCATCCAGGCGAATTTTAAATATGAGCGTACAAACGACAGGATTGTAACCACAAAACAGCGTGTGCCCGGAACGGTTAACCAGCTTACCAGCTACATTAATGCGGATGGTTATTACACCCTTCAGGGCGATTATAACATTAGCAAACCGCTTTCTGCAGAGCGGAAATTCACCATTGGCTATTCGGGTTCCGGACAGCTGAACAATAACATTACTTTTACAGATGACAGCCGGATTGAAGCGCAAAACTTATCGTGGCGCCAGGAACTGGAGTTTCGGGTAGATTTAAAAGATATTGTCAATTTTCAGGTAGAAACCTCTTACTCACAAAACCTCACCAATTACTCGAGCGATAGTTTTGCAGACCGCCAATCGAACCGCTTTGAGTGTGGCATAGAAGGCCGTAACTACTTTTTCAAAGACCTTACTTTAGGTTATGATTTTACCAAACAGGTTAACTCC